The following are encoded together in the Macrobrachium rosenbergii isolate ZJJX-2024 chromosome 21, ASM4041242v1, whole genome shotgun sequence genome:
- the LOC136850141 gene encoding uncharacterized protein isoform X1, with amino-acid sequence MELETFILSEKDKDGVRELVDVAYIPYEPVCVGVKSTAKEMTPFIAGLANRGLGGGASYGMREKPSGRIIAIMSNFIVTPDDSEIFQETKYDEEKSNWYSEVMRDFSTGVDVFQGKFKKCLELMILCVHPDYVKRGLAKKLIKLSEEKGREMGCDVASIQATNIITYHISKKLGYEEVHRQELDELKDENGRPVLDMEFLKTDGTTFLSYLTKAL; translated from the exons ATGGAACTGGAGACTTTCATTCTGTCGGAGAAGGACAAAGACGGCGTTCGAGAACTCGTGGATGTTGCATACATACCTTACGAACCGGTG TGCGTAGGAGTGAAGTCCACCGCCAAAGAGATGACGCCTTTTATAGCAGGATTGGCAAACAGAGGACTCGGAGGCGGTGCCAGTTACGGCATGAGGGAAAAACCCTCTGGGAGGATCATTGCTATTATGAGCAACTTCATCGTCACACCAGACGACAGCGAAATCTTCCAAGAGACCAAATACGACGAGGAAAAG AGCAACTGGTACTCAGAGGTCATGCGCGACTTCAGCACGGGAGTGGACGTCTTCCAAGGGAAATTCAAGAAGTGTCTTGAACTTATGATCTTATGTGTCCATCCCGATTACGTGAAGAGAGGACTGGCGAAGAAGCTCATCAAA CTGAGTgaggagaagggaagagagatgGGCTGCGATGTGGCGTCCATTCAAGCAACAAACATCATCACGTACCACATCTCTAAGAAACTGGGTTACGAAGAAGTTCACAGACAGGAGCTCGACGAGCTGAAAGACGAGAATGGTCGTCCCGTGCTAGACATGGAGTTTTTGAAGACTGATGGGACCACATTTCTCTCTTACTTAACCAAGGCACTCTAA